One genomic window of Halobacterium noricense includes the following:
- the trxA gene encoding thioredoxin encodes MAEDIEEIRRQKLAELRNKAETGGAEASTLKSPSEPIHIDSGAELSETVAEYNLVLADFYADWCGPCQMLEPVVETIAAETDATVAKIDIDANQQLAAEYGVRGVPTLVLFADGQPAERLVGMQDEAQLRSVIEAHA; translated from the coding sequence ATGGCTGAAGATATCGAGGAGATCCGTCGACAGAAACTGGCGGAGCTTCGAAACAAGGCTGAAACGGGCGGTGCTGAGGCGTCCACCCTGAAGAGCCCGTCCGAACCGATCCATATCGACAGCGGCGCCGAGCTGTCCGAAACTGTCGCCGAGTACAATCTCGTGCTAGCCGACTTCTATGCCGATTGGTGTGGTCCGTGCCAGATGCTCGAACCAGTCGTCGAAACGATCGCGGCCGAGACCGATGCGACCGTAGCGAAGATCGACATCGACGCGAATCAGCAACTCGCCGCAGAGTACGGGGTCAGAGGGGTTCCGACCCTCGTCCTGTTCGCTGACGGCCAGCCGGCGGAACGACTCGTCGGGATGCAAGACGAAGCGCAGCTTCGCTCCGTGATCGAAGCGCACGCGTGA
- a CDS encoding helix-turn-helix domain-containing protein, which yields MVATSVREDLERDLGCLDLLGCVHGLNERDQMVFQLLQQAEGDLTVDDVADRMDCERSTAYRSISRLLEAGVVVQEQVNYEHGGYYYVYRSRAPEEVAHDMQRLLNDWYAAIGQLIQEFEDRYCRDPEGREKQSIESCL from the coding sequence ATGGTGGCCACATCAGTGCGTGAGGACCTCGAGCGCGACCTGGGGTGCCTCGACCTCTTGGGCTGCGTCCACGGGCTCAACGAGCGGGATCAGATGGTATTTCAGCTGCTACAACAGGCAGAGGGGGATCTCACGGTCGACGACGTCGCAGATCGAATGGATTGTGAGCGTTCGACTGCGTACCGTTCGATTTCTCGGCTCCTTGAGGCCGGCGTGGTAGTTCAGGAGCAAGTAAACTACGAGCACGGAGGGTACTACTACGTGTATCGTTCGCGGGCACCAGAGGAAGTTGCCCATGACATGCAGCGATTGCTCAACGATTGGTATGCGGCCATCGGACAGCTTATTCAGGAGTTCGAAGACCGGTACTGCCGAGACCCGGAGGGCCGAGAGAAGCAGTCGATTGAGTCCTGTCTCTGA
- a CDS encoding DUF302 domain-containing protein has protein sequence MMLPIDPDQIGSADIGEERATLEMSHEEAVEHVREVFTDAGFGIPVEFSPSEMLNEKVDADRDPYYVLGACNPEVADRALDATDNRLGALMPCNVVVWEAEPGKQVVYHVSIMRIARLIGMAPDNEEMADIVADTGELVDEAFANL, from the coding sequence ATGATGCTCCCAATCGACCCGGACCAGATCGGCTCTGCAGATATCGGTGAAGAACGGGCGACCCTTGAAATGAGCCACGAGGAGGCCGTTGAGCACGTCCGCGAGGTGTTTACGGACGCCGGCTTCGGCATTCCCGTCGAGTTCTCACCCTCCGAGATGCTTAACGAGAAAGTGGACGCGGACCGCGACCCCTACTACGTGCTCGGCGCGTGCAATCCCGAGGTCGCCGACCGCGCGCTCGATGCGACCGACAACCGGCTCGGCGCCCTGATGCCGTGCAACGTCGTCGTTTGGGAAGCAGAACCCGGGAAGCAGGTCGTCTACCACGTCTCCATCATGCGCATCGCCCGCCTCATCGGGATGGCGCCCGACAACGAGGAGATGGCAGACATCGTCGCCGATACCGGCGAACTCGTCGACGAGGCGTTCGCGAACCTCTAA
- a CDS encoding class I SAM-dependent methyltransferase, with protein sequence MGHHTFDADRADKLEDAQQRYRFLSAEELLWALSPDGDETVADLGSGTGFYTDDVAPTVDHVYAVDIQEAMHDYYRKKGVPENVDLVTSGVDDLPLDTGSLDAAFSTMTYHEFASEQALSEISRVLTSQGTFVIVDWAASGSGNHGPPVAERFSAVEVANVLRQHGFNIEFQAERPETFLLIGHTK encoded by the coding sequence ATGGGTCATCACACGTTCGACGCCGACCGCGCCGACAAGCTCGAAGATGCACAACAGCGATACCGGTTCCTCTCCGCGGAGGAGTTGCTCTGGGCGCTCTCACCGGATGGGGACGAAACAGTGGCAGACCTGGGTAGCGGGACCGGGTTCTACACCGACGACGTGGCACCAACTGTCGACCACGTGTACGCCGTCGACATCCAGGAGGCGATGCACGACTACTACCGGAAGAAAGGCGTCCCCGAGAACGTCGACCTCGTGACGAGTGGCGTCGACGACCTCCCACTCGATACTGGCAGTCTCGACGCTGCATTCTCGACGATGACCTACCACGAGTTCGCAAGCGAGCAGGCGTTGAGCGAAATCAGTCGCGTGCTCACGTCACAGGGGACGTTTGTTATCGTCGACTGGGCAGCTTCCGGAAGTGGGAACCACGGCCCACCCGTTGCCGAACGATTTTCGGCCGTCGAGGTTGCAAATGTGCTCCGCCAGCACGGATTCAATATAGAGTTTCAGGCCGAACGGCCGGAAACGTTTCTGCTGATAGGACATACTAAATAA
- a CDS encoding cytochrome c maturation protein CcmE domain-containing protein — protein sequence MSASTEFVTPTALSEDNNYEGDWVNLEGTVQNLDTSGERTTFAVADGNHSIPVTYEGTLPDTMQEGRIVVAKGRYADGSLTAQQLSVRAHEGEERPDDV from the coding sequence ATGAGCGCGTCCACCGAGTTTGTAACGCCGACAGCGCTTTCCGAAGACAACAATTACGAGGGTGACTGGGTAAACCTCGAGGGTACCGTCCAGAATCTGGACACGAGCGGCGAGCGCACTACGTTCGCCGTAGCTGACGGGAACCACTCTATCCCCGTCACCTACGAGGGGACGCTCCCCGACACGATGCAGGAGGGACGGATCGTCGTCGCGAAGGGCCGGTACGCGGATGGCTCCCTGACCGCCCAGCAGCTCTCGGTGCGTGCCCACGAGGGCGAGGAACGACCCGACGACGTCTGA
- a CDS encoding ABC transporter ATP-binding protein: protein MSADEPATDGKSTGPPAISADNLTKRYGQFHAVDGVSFSVADGETIGFFGPNGAGKSTTIRMLAGLVRPTAGSVRFGGVERSLGDPDATSGVGVVTHDAMLYDDLTARENLQFHARLHGVDGVDARVETVLNNVGLADRGSQRPATFSHGLQKRLSLARALLHDPDVLLLDEPYSGLDQRGVADLGHILDGIDDRTVLLSTHNLNLGLQRCSRALVLDRGRVQADIQTASTSPDEFEAIYRRAIGLDGQSTDNRSTATDQQ, encoded by the coding sequence ATGAGCGCCGACGAGCCCGCTACCGACGGTAAGAGCACCGGCCCGCCGGCGATAAGCGCCGACAACTTGACGAAGCGTTACGGCCAGTTCCACGCCGTTGACGGTGTCTCATTCTCGGTTGCGGACGGCGAGACTATCGGGTTCTTCGGGCCGAACGGCGCGGGGAAGTCGACAACCATTCGAATGCTCGCTGGGCTCGTGCGGCCGACGGCCGGGTCGGTCCGCTTCGGGGGTGTGGAGCGATCGCTCGGCGACCCGGACGCCACCAGCGGTGTCGGCGTCGTGACGCATGACGCGATGCTGTACGACGACCTGACCGCCCGTGAGAACCTCCAATTTCACGCCCGCCTACACGGCGTCGACGGCGTCGACGCCCGAGTCGAAACGGTCCTCAACAACGTGGGTCTCGCCGACCGGGGAAGCCAGCGGCCTGCGACATTCTCGCATGGCCTCCAGAAGCGCCTGTCCCTTGCGCGCGCGCTGCTCCACGACCCCGACGTACTGTTGCTCGACGAACCGTACTCGGGGCTCGACCAGCGCGGTGTTGCCGACCTCGGCCACATTCTCGACGGCATCGACGACAGGACCGTCCTCCTATCTACCCATAACCTCAACCTGGGACTGCAGCGGTGCTCGCGAGCGCTCGTCCTTGACCGTGGCCGCGTCCAGGCCGACATCCAGACCGCGTCCACGTCGCCGGACGAGTTCGAAGCTATCTACCGGCGTGCTATCGGGCTTGACGGCCAGTCGACGGACAACCGCTCCACCGCCACCGACCAGCAATGA
- a CDS encoding heme exporter protein CcmB produces the protein MTSYLTAVYLVMRKDLHLEVRTKQVTTTAAVFALLVVLAFAFGFVKTFTDPQVVGRSALWVAFVFAGTLGVTEAADVEAQHAALDGLLLAPVDRSAVYVGKVLSTTAFVLAVDLVTLAATGVFLGYELALSMMPALVGVLGLAAFGFSAVGVVVSTLTFRSSLGELVLPVLLVPLVVPVLLAGVELTAALTTGAPTGTWLRVLGSYAGILFLGGLVTFEYAVEE, from the coding sequence ATGACAAGCTACCTCACCGCCGTCTACCTCGTAATGCGCAAGGATCTCCACCTAGAGGTGCGAACAAAGCAGGTGACGACCACGGCCGCCGTGTTCGCGTTACTGGTCGTACTGGCGTTCGCGTTCGGATTCGTGAAGACGTTCACCGACCCTCAGGTCGTCGGGCGGAGCGCGCTCTGGGTTGCGTTCGTGTTCGCCGGCACCCTCGGAGTGACTGAAGCGGCCGACGTCGAGGCCCAGCACGCCGCCCTTGACGGCCTACTGCTGGCGCCTGTCGATCGATCGGCGGTGTACGTCGGGAAGGTCCTCAGCACGACCGCGTTCGTGCTCGCCGTAGACCTCGTCACCCTCGCCGCGACTGGCGTATTCCTCGGGTATGAACTTGCGCTCTCGATGATGCCGGCGCTCGTCGGCGTGCTCGGGCTGGCCGCATTCGGCTTCTCAGCGGTCGGCGTTGTCGTATCGACGCTGACGTTTCGGTCGTCGCTGGGCGAACTCGTGTTGCCCGTGCTACTCGTGCCGCTGGTCGTTCCGGTGTTGCTCGCAGGCGTCGAACTTACAGCCGCGCTCACGACCGGCGCACCGACGGGCACGTGGCTCCGTGTATTGGGTTCGTACGCAGGCATTCTATTCCTTGGCGGACTCGTCACCTTCGAGTACGCCGTCGAGGAATGA
- a CDS encoding carboxypeptidase-like regulatory domain-containing protein — MTVAPVDENLRSTGNSVRTTVDGTTFSVDAPDSPAYVVRVVHDGAAHYEVLRNDSTATIDLEAAISGQVVDEAGEPRPNTTVSLIDEAGFSVDRTQAAENGTFAFAPLESNETYRLAVAVDGVQYRETVSTADGGTQNVTVSTPPPINESSVLSVMGGDPVSHVVRVLAPQNRSGLTGVVETLTLQNDADRPFAGTVVIGVPSDGQPYSAMAAGEETNYRRVDGGVAVDVSVPANGSTQVGVAYDIADRTFEKQLRRDAESFAVSFQGYDIDEVDHSENLRVGDSPVPVLTSDGPVSANETVRVDVSNARSATAGGNGSAGGANMAETGSSESNSIPEFPTMPVFGSLAVMVGGGLVAYRVL; from the coding sequence GTGACCGTCGCACCTGTCGACGAAAACCTGCGCAGTACGGGGAACTCCGTGCGGACGACCGTCGATGGAACCACCTTCTCCGTTGACGCGCCCGACTCGCCCGCGTACGTCGTCCGCGTCGTCCACGACGGCGCCGCCCACTACGAGGTGCTGCGGAACGACTCCACAGCGACCATCGACCTCGAGGCCGCTATCTCCGGCCAGGTAGTCGACGAGGCCGGCGAGCCGCGACCAAACACCACTGTCAGCCTCATCGACGAAGCCGGCTTCTCGGTCGACCGCACCCAGGCGGCCGAAAACGGGACGTTTGCGTTCGCTCCCCTGGAGTCGAACGAGACGTACCGCCTTGCCGTCGCCGTCGACGGCGTCCAGTATCGCGAAACGGTTTCCACTGCGGACGGCGGCACCCAGAATGTGACCGTGTCGACGCCGCCGCCCATCAACGAATCCAGCGTGCTCTCGGTGATGGGCGGCGACCCCGTCAGCCACGTCGTCCGCGTGCTTGCACCACAGAATCGCTCGGGTCTCACGGGCGTGGTGGAGACGCTCACCCTCCAGAATGACGCCGACCGGCCGTTCGCCGGTACGGTCGTCATCGGAGTGCCGTCGGACGGCCAGCCGTACTCCGCGATGGCGGCCGGTGAAGAGACCAACTACCGGCGCGTCGATGGCGGCGTCGCTGTGGACGTATCGGTCCCCGCGAACGGCAGCACACAGGTCGGCGTCGCCTACGACATCGCCGACCGAACGTTCGAGAAGCAACTCCGTCGCGACGCGGAGAGCTTCGCGGTGTCGTTCCAGGGATACGACATCGATGAGGTTGACCACTCCGAGAACCTCCGCGTTGGTGACTCGCCCGTCCCGGTTCTCACGTCAGACGGCCCAGTGAGTGCGAACGAGACAGTCAGGGTCGATGTCTCGAACGCGCGCTCCGCTACGGCCGGCGGTAACGGAAGTGCTGGTGGAGCCAATATGGCCGAGACAGGGTCATCGGAGAGTAATTCGATCCCTGAGTTCCCGACGATGCCTGTCTTCGGCAGTCTCGCTGTGATGGTCGGCGGCGGCCTCGTCGCCTACCGCGTGCTGTAA